GTCGAACTCGGGCAGACCGGCACGACCGTCTCCCCTCTCAATCCGGGCGGCCGGATGCAGGTTGACGACATGCTCGTTGACGTGGTCAGCGAAGGCGACTACATCGACTCGGGCAGCCCGGTGAGAGTCATCGCCAAGCAAGGCACCCGCGTGGTCGTGCGAGTTCTGTAGCAACCGTGGATGGCTACGTGAAATGGATCCTCACGCAGCTGCCCTCACCGGACGTCCGAGTCATTTCGCCTTGGTGTTCTTCTTTTTTGGGATCGTATAATCGGCTGCCGCCAACGATGTCATTGGATCGCCGAGGGTATCCATTGCAGACTCCAACCGATTCATCAACATCTGAAGTTTAGCAGCATGGTCAGGCACAGCTGCGAGATCATGCATCTCGCGGGGATCATTCTCCAAGTCAAACAGCCGCGAGACATGAATGTTCGGGTAGTGAATCAATTTCCATCCATCGTGCGTGATCATTCGTTGCGTACCCAGGTAGGCCCCGTAGATATCCTCATAGTGGGATGACTCCTCACCGCCCAACAACGGCAGCAGGCTCTTGAACTCAACACCGGCCGGTTCTAATTCACCGGCAAGTTCCAGCGAGGTGGGCATTACATCTTGCAAATAGATGGGCGTGTCAATCGTGGCCCCCGCCGCGACACCGGGGCCGACGACCAGGAACGGGACCCGCACACTGTGGTCATACATGTTCTGCTTGCCCACCAAGCCATGATGACCGACCGCAAGGCCATGATCGGCAGTGAAAAACAGATAGGTGTTGTCGGATTTCCCTGATTCTTTGAGCGCTGCGAGAATGCGGCCAATCTGCTCATCCATATGCGTGATCAGAGCGAAATACTCTTGCCGATTGACCTTTACCGCGTATTCGGTTCGTGGGTAGGGCATCAGTTTCTCGTCACGCAATCCCTTGCCGCAGATGGCCTCGGCGTAGGGGTACTCCGGCAGCATGTTTTCGGGCGTCTGCACGCGATCAAGCGGGTAGCGATCAACGAACTCTTTCGGCGATTGACGAGGATCGTGCGGTGCATTGAACGCGAGATAAATGAAGAACGGCGTGTCGTCCGCAGCGGCTTGTTCGATGTACTCGAGCCCATCATCACCGACGACCTCACTCCAGTGCTTCCCACCCTGCCAAAAACCACCGTACTTCGGATCCCACGGTTTCCAACCAGCGGCATAGTCGGCTTCATCTTTGGGGCGATTGTAACCTGCGGGCGTTTGAGCAGGCATCCCGGCTCGCACATTCTTCACGACGTCAAAAACCGACTCTGGAGGCTGGGAAACGTGCCACTTGCCGGTCATATACGTCCGATACCCAGCCGCTTGCATACGCTGAGCCCAGAACTGATTCTGTTGAGCGTATTGCGCCAAATCGGTTGCCTGCGCGTTCCAAATCTGACGCCCGGTGTTGAGCATCGTGCGGCTGGCCACACACACGGCGCCGCTCCAGGAACCCATGTTGTAGGCGTGGGTAAAGCGTGTCCCCTGCTTGGCAAGTTGATCTAGATGGGGTGTTTCAATGTCGAGCATGTCCGCGGCACCAATGGCTTCATAGCTCATGTCATCGGCGAACACGAAAACAATATTGGGCTGGTCCGCGTGAACGACCGACGCGACCACCAAAGTAGCGAAGATACTGAACGACGTAATGAATGATTGCATGGCGTGAGCAATGGCCTCGTGTGTCATGAGGGGGCAGAGAGAGGATAGATCCTGACAAACCAGGACCCAGTTCCACCGAACAGCTTACGAGGCATCCCGTCACCCGAGATCCATTAAAACAGAGGTGGACCCCGACAATCTTAACCCAGGCCAATCGTGGTGTGCGCGACGACGCAAAAATATCCAGCGTGTTCAGGACCCACTTGTCGAAACATCATCGCTGCGATAGCGACAGCAAATTGGCGTGAGGCCGTCGCGGCTGTACTCCCGCCGAGCGATTACCTCCCGTCGGCCCCGCTCACTGCTGCGGAGCATCAGGGCTTTTGGGTTTTAGCAATCCAGCCTTAACTGCTTTCTCAACTTCAGCCTGCAGATCAACGTACTCTGGCTCAGGTAGATCGGCACCAAAACGCACAATCTCCGCTCGCAAAACAGCGTCGGGCGGCAACTGAATTTGGCCCTGCTCCTTCTTCTTCGTGGGATCGATTCGTCGCAGACGGGACACGACGTCCATGCCTTCGATCACGCGCCCGATCACCGACTGAGACTCAGAAATTCCCGGAATCGGCAAAAACAGGATGGCTATTTGTGAGCTCCCGGAATGCTCGATGAACTTGCCCTCACCGATCGGGAGCTTTGCCATCACGACCGAACCTCGCAGTCCCGGCCGGGACTCCTCATGGCCATGTTCATCAATCAGAAACTCTCCGGAGTTCCCCCGTCCATCATTGCTAGAGTCACCCGTCATCGCCAACAGGTTTTGCGAAACAGCCGAGAAATCCATGCCATCATAGAATCCCTCTTTGACGAGCTTGCGAAAGTGGGCTACCGCCGAGGGAGCCGCCTCGGGGAACAGCTCAATCAGTACGTCGCCTTGGGTTGTTTCGATGCGAATGTGCGGCAACGAATCAGCGTCGGTGCGTTCGATCGCTGCTTGCTCTACATCGTACTGTTCTTCCAAAATCTGTAACTGATACTTCAGTCTCCGGTCAGCTTCCTCCAAACCCTCGTCATTCAACACATCGTAAAGATTTTTGGCCGCTTCAAACTCTCCCGAGACGACGGCAGACCGGGCTGCAGCCAAAAACAAAAACTGATAGTTCTGCCCCAAATCCAACATTCGAGCGGCTGCTTCGTAAGTCTCCGCATCGTAAATATCGTGCTCCAGGCGGTGCTGAACCATCGTGACGAGATATCGAGCAGCGTCGATGCTCGGCAAGAATCGGATCAGCTCCAGCGCGTTAGTGAACTGTTCCTGCATCAGTTGCCAGGTTCGAGTGCGTTGCTCACGAAAACGCACGGCAGCTTCGGGGGTTTGCTCCAAACCATTGCGATATCGCAGCTGATCGGTTCGTAACGCTAACATCGCCGCCGCCAGCGTCTTCCCGGTTTCCTGAAACCGATCGAGGGCGGTTTGAGCGTCCTCGCGAACTTCCTCCGGCAACGCCTCCATCGCCTTCTGCAGTTCCTTGGGGTCGTCGCGGACGTCATCAGCGGGCGCTGGGCCCTCGCTGGTAGCGCGGTCAGAGGTCGTCGAATTGCTCGCGGTCGCCGAATTGTCTGCGGAAGCCGCTGCGGCGGCGTCTGATTCTGCCGCCGCCTCAGATTCCTGTGCCGATGCCCACCCGGCGGAGATCACGACAACCGCCAGGGCAACCATCGCGAGGGCCATGTGGCGCACTGACGCCAGCGACGTCATGATTCCATCGGAGGAGGTGCCGACATCGACGACGGTCGGATCTTGGCGGGACGATGTAAACACTGGCAATTCGCGGTTCGAGGGACAGCTGTCGAGGCCAAAGTGGTCCTCATCGGGCTGATACGCACGTACCGGCGGAAGTGTTTTGATGGTTCGCGTTTGATAATCTCAGAGAGTCCGACGACCCGGCAGCGGACTACTGCTGACGGGCCTCATCAGGTCGTGTGGCAACTCGCGGCTCGTCCTTGGTGGCTACGAAAAAGTTATCAATCTCAGCACCCTGTTTGAGCTCGTCAAACTTCAGCCCCATCGCGATGTTGATTTTCTTTTCCAGCAGATCACGCTCCAGTTCTCCGCGTACAGCTTCGATGTCATCGACGACAGGGCTGGTGAAGCCTTGGGACCGCATGATGATGTACTTGTCCCCCGTCGCGATGATGCCGCTGAGCTCACCGGGCTTCATCGCAAAAGCTTCCTTTTCAATCGATGCCTGCCCGCCAAACTTACGAATCGGTGGTACTTTGCCGAAGTTGCTCGCCGAGGTTGGCTCGATGCTGTATTGGCCGGCGAGCTGTCCAAAGAACTCGTCGGTGGGATTATCGCGTGCCAGTTCCCAAACCTTTTGAGCAGTGCGTTGGTCCGAGAGCACGACCGCGAGTACTTCCGCACGCGGCCCGAATGCGGAGGCAAAACCGTGTTGGATATCTTGCGAGCTCAAGCTCACGTTGTCTTCCACCAATGTCTTCAACGCTACGCTGGGCCATACGGAGTCTTCGATATATAGCTCCCGAGTGGTTTGGCCCTGGGATAGAACCGCTTCCATCCATGCTTCAACGTCAGCGGTGCCATTGTCACGAACGTAACCGTAACTGACAGCAGCGCGTCCGATCTCCTCGTCGATCTGCTGTTTCGAAACCGTCTTCCCGGCTTTCTTGAGAGCCTGTGTCAGCAGTTTACGATTGATCTCTCCCTCGAGTACCGCTTCGCCATGGCGTTTGACACACTTTGCGGCGACCGATGCGATGGTCAGCTGCTGACCGTTGATGATTGCGGCGACACCGGGGTACTGTTTCTCGGCGACTGGATCCTTGAGCACCTTGACCACTTGCGCGTCTTTTTGCAACTTCGCAAACAGTTCGGACGCCGCACCTTTCATTTTCTCATCGCGAATCCGATCGTTGATTTGTTCCTTGATGATCGGCAGGGCCTGCGGGCTCGGCTGGCTCGCGGGCATCCGCCGGACCGACTGCATGAAAACCCATTGGTCGCCGATTTGAATCATTGGGGAGACGTCACCCTCAGCGAGCGAAAACGCCGCTTCTTCAAGACGCGAATCACCCATGTAGCGACGAATCGGTGGGATCAGGCCGCCGACACTGGCGCTCGTTTCGTCTTCACTGTATTCTTTCGCCAGCTTTGTGAAGCTCTGCGGATCAGCCTTGGCTTGCGAATAAACCTGATTCGCTTTGGCCTGGTCGCTGATCATGATCATCCGGCATTTGACCGCTTCGCCGTACTGGGCCACAAATGCTCGGTTGAATTCATCCTGGGTCACTTCGACCTGATCACTGACGAGGCTGCGTAGCGCCAGCATCGGCCAAATGATCTCATTGCTGTACTGTTCCGGCGTGATGTCACGCTCCTCCCGCAAGAGTTGCAGGTAACTATCGACCGATAGGGCGAACTTTTTCGCGACCCGGACAATTTCAGCACGCACGTCTTCGTTGGTCACCACGATCCCGCGGCGCTTGCATTCCTGCATGATCAAGTGCTGGTTGACAAGTGTGTCGAGCACGTCGACTCCGTACCGCTCCAACGTCGCGGTCGCCAAGGCGTCCCGACTGATCGGATCGGCGTTGACGACGGCGACCACAGACGACTCCGCAGCGTCAACCCGCACCTGGGAACTAGCACCCGCCACGGCAATCGCGACAGCGATCATTCCAATGGATCGCCGAAAACGACGGCCGGGATGCGAGATCAGTTGCGAAGATCTTGTATAGAATTCGAGCAAGGTCGACATGGGCGGACACTCCTTTATCCGTGCGGTGCGGTGGATCGAGCCGCTTGCGATCCCAAGCAGTGGTCCATCGCTGGCCCACCTTGACGCAATCGCGGCTACATCGCGCGAACTTTAGAGAAATCCGAATTTTTTCTCAAGTCGGATTTGGCTACTTCTTGGCATGGGCGAGGGCGAGCAAGCAATACGCCGTGACCAGCTGGCGGTCACCCTCCATCCACCGATCACTTTCGCGGTTCACCCACGAACCGTCTTCTTGCTGGGATGCCTCAAGCGTAGCGACGAGATCTTCACGCCAATCATGCACCGTGCCGCCTTCGACATCAACGACTTCGAGGCCAGCCACATCGAGCGCTTTGGCAAATGTGTGGTAGTAGTAATACAGACCCGACGGGCCCATTCCGGGGTTCGTATCGAGCGCATAGTTTTTACGGATGAAATCCAACGCAGCTGCCACGCGTGGATCCTCGGGAGTCAAACCAGCATAGATCATGCTTTTCAGCCCCGCATACGTCATCGATCCGTAACTCCGCAGACCGCCCCCAGCCGCCTCCCCTGCTTGACTCTGACCACCAGCGGCAGGTGTGTAGTAAAACCCACCATCATTCACGTCATCAGCATACTTCGTGTCGTTGACGTCCTCGACGCCTTGCGGGGCGGCGAGATTTTGCGTCCGGGCCACAAAACGCAGTGCCTTTTGAATGGCTTCGTCATCGGCATCGTTGCCGAGTTCGTGCAATGCGTCGAGCATGAACGATGTGTTCGATAAATCGGGCCGCGAATGGCTGCCGTACCCAGCACCACCATACGCAGGGTCCGCCGGCGTGAGTCCCTCGCCTTCATCCCATTGAATGTCTTTGAGGAACGCCTCAGCACGCCTCAGAATACTATCGTACTTTTGCTGCGACTCGCGATCAGCCTGGTCACCAGCCTCTTTCGCAGCCACAAGTGCCAGCACGGATGTCGACGTCTCATAGTTACGATGCTTCGAACCAACTTCATAAATTCCACCATCGGGCTGGACCTTTGTCTCGACGAACTTCAGCGCGTCCCTCACAACGGGATCCGTCGTCACGGCGGAAGGCCGATGTTCAAGGATCGCGCGAACGCACAGGCCAGTCACGGCGGCACCCGTCGCCCCACTGAAGGCACCCGTATCGCTCTGACCGCGGGTTCGCAAAAATTCAATACCGCGATCGGCCATCCGGTCGATCCGCGCGTCCAAGCTCGCCGAGTTTTGCGAATTCGCGGCGGCTGGCTCTGTTGGGGAATCGGCAAAGGCCATCGATGTGGTACCTGCCGTGGACATACACAGGGCTAGCAAAAGAGGAGACGTCAAGGGAAATCGCATGTTCATGGTCGCTAGAGGGAGTCTGAGTTAAAAACGCGGATCGTAAGTTGGCCACGGTGGAAATTTGTCACCACACGACGGTTTTCCCGTCGCATGTCGCTATTAAACGGTCTACCACCGATAGCCCGCGCACGGTCGACGGCTCGAGTGAATGATAGTCAATCTCGTCGGGGATCCTGGTGCAACCGATTCTCAATGGATCGGCGCTTAGAGCCTCGCGGCTAATACGCCGCAACCTTTGCAAAGTATCTTGGAGCAAACTCAGCAAAGTTTGTGCCGCCTCCTGAGCGTGTCACCCCAATTTGATTCCATTCCCCTACTCGCCGCCGGGAATGCGACGCGAATGCAGTGCTTCGCAACCCGCCATCCCTTCTGCAGCGCCAAAGCACACCTCTCCTCCGCTAAGCACACCTCTCTTAGACGCTGATGAAAAGGCTACCACCAGCGTTGCAGTGACAGCAACCGAGCGCCACTGGGCGACGTGCCCCCTCGCATGAAAAACCTGCCCCCCCTTCAGCACACGTCCGCCAATATCGCAATTTGCGTCATGACCGATAGAGATAACTAGGAAACCTGGGTGCTTTACGTCGAGTTTACAGTCAAGCGGTTGATTTCCCCACTTCTAGTGCTAGGATGAACTTCCTGGCGAAACCCTCCGTCCGGCAATACCCAGCGGTAGATTGCCATCATGAAAGACAAATAGCGTGCTACGAATAATTCAAATCGCGGTAGCGTGGGCAGTAGTAGCGGTCACATCAGCTGGCCAACTGCAGGCGGCTGTCGTCACCAAGATAAACTCCACCGACGGGTTCTTCGATAACTCCAGCGGCACGCGGAACTTCTCATTCACCATTGGTGACTTCGGAGGCGACTCGACAGTCGTAACTGACATCAACCTCTCCATTTTCTTTGCCAAAAGCAATAATGATGCTTTCGTGCCTGAGGGTACTCCCATTACCGCAGGCATTGCTTACTTCGAAGAGATCGAATTTGCCTTGACGAGTCCTTCGGGAACAACTTTTACGCTGATCTCCAATCCCAACGACATTGAACTCGTTCCCGCCGACAATTTTTCATCGTTCACTTCCGGTACGGTCGGCTTCAAGGGGACCATTTTGTTTGATCAATCTGCGCTGACACCGGTAAATGCCAATCCAGGTTTAGTTACTGCCGGCACCTTCCGGCCGGATGATGCCACCCTCAATAGCCTCGATATTTTCAATGGACAATCCGCCCAGGGAACTTGGTCGCTGTTTATCGAAGACGACGTGGCACAGGATGGCCTGAGCTTCTATGAAGCTTCGCTGACGATCACCACAGCTTCAGCCGTGCCGGAACCCTCCTCGCTCGCCCTGCTCGGCATCGCAGTGTGCGCCGCTGGGGCGCTCGCGGCTCGTCGCCGCAAGGCCCATGAGGCTGCGGGGTAGTCCGTAAACGCTAGTCGGCAGTCAATCCGCTCGGATGACTATTGCGATCGTCCGCATTTCGCCACCGGAATGAGACGGTTGAAACGCAGCGGTAGCCATGGGGTGGACAGTAGCTACTCAATCAGGAGCCTGTATTTCATCCGCCACGGGCGCCCTCGAGCAAAGTTTGCGCCACTTTGACCTGCAGCGATTTTGATATTCTCCCGGAAATTGCTGGTGAAGGCGGGGTTGAGTGCGCAGCACCCCCTAGAAAAGATTGTTTTTCGACGTGATACTGGGACCGTTGACTCCCGCACCCACCAAAACGCCTGTTAAATGACTGATTCGAATAATCGCTCGCGACCAGCAAAACTCGCGCTCGCTGACGGTACCGTTTATTTGGGCCGTTCCCTCGGCGCGTGCGGTGAGGTCACGGGAGAGGTTGTCTTCAACACGTCCATGACCGGATACCAAGAAATCCTGACGGACCCCAGCTACTGCGGTCAAATTGTCACGATGACTTACCCGGAAATTGGCAATTACGGGGTCAATTCGATCGACGTCGAGCGACACGGCACGGCCTTGTCCGGGTTTGTCATTCGCAACGAGAGCCGAATTCACAGTAACTACCGCTCCGAAGGCACGTTGAACGACTATCTCCAGCAACACAACGTGATGGGGCTGATGGGAATCGATACGCGATCGCTCGTCAGACGCATTCGCAGCGTGGGTGCCATGCAAGGGATACTGTCCACGGACGACCTCGATGATGCATCACTGATCGCCAAAGCGAAGGCCGCACCGAGCTTGGTCGGTCGCGACCTGGTGAAGGAGGTCATGCCCAGCCAGCAGGAAATGTGGACCACCGAACTCGATGAGTGGACCGCCATCGAATGTGCTCACGGCGCCAAGATCGTCAGCAATGCCGACGGGCTCGCCGATGCCGAT
This genomic window from Allorhodopirellula heiligendammensis contains:
- a CDS encoding prenyltransferase/squalene oxidase repeat-containing protein; this translates as MRFPLTSPLLLALCMSTAGTTSMAFADSPTEPAAANSQNSASLDARIDRMADRGIEFLRTRGQSDTGAFSGATGAAVTGLCVRAILEHRPSAVTTDPVVRDALKFVETKVQPDGGIYEVGSKHRNYETSTSVLALVAAKEAGDQADRESQQKYDSILRRAEAFLKDIQWDEGEGLTPADPAYGGAGYGSHSRPDLSNTSFMLDALHELGNDADDEAIQKALRFVARTQNLAAPQGVEDVNDTKYADDVNDGGFYYTPAAGGQSQAGEAAGGGLRSYGSMTYAGLKSMIYAGLTPEDPRVAAALDFIRKNYALDTNPGMGPSGLYYYYHTFAKALDVAGLEVVDVEGGTVHDWREDLVATLEASQQEDGSWVNRESDRWMEGDRQLVTAYCLLALAHAKK
- a CDS encoding sulfatase-like hydrolase/transferase, yielding MTHEAIAHAMQSFITSFSIFATLVVASVVHADQPNIVFVFADDMSYEAIGAADMLDIETPHLDQLAKQGTRFTHAYNMGSWSGAVCVASRTMLNTGRQIWNAQATDLAQYAQQNQFWAQRMQAAGYRTYMTGKWHVSQPPESVFDVVKNVRAGMPAQTPAGYNRPKDEADYAAGWKPWDPKYGGFWQGGKHWSEVVGDDGLEYIEQAAADDTPFFIYLAFNAPHDPRQSPKEFVDRYPLDRVQTPENMLPEYPYAEAICGKGLRDEKLMPYPRTEYAVKVNRQEYFALITHMDEQIGRILAALKESGKSDNTYLFFTADHGLAVGHHGLVGKQNMYDHSVRVPFLVVGPGVAAGATIDTPIYLQDVMPTSLELAGELEPAGVEFKSLLPLLGGEESSHYEDIYGAYLGTQRMITHDGWKLIHYPNIHVSRLFDLENDPREMHDLAAVPDHAAKLQMLMNRLESAMDTLGDPMTSLAAADYTIPKKKNTKAK
- a CDS encoding peptidylprolyl isomerase encodes the protein MFTSSRQDPTVVDVGTSSDGIMTSLASVRHMALAMVALAVVVISAGWASAQESEAAAESDAAAAASADNSATASNSTTSDRATSEGPAPADDVRDDPKELQKAMEALPEEVREDAQTALDRFQETGKTLAAAMLALRTDQLRYRNGLEQTPEAAVRFREQRTRTWQLMQEQFTNALELIRFLPSIDAARYLVTMVQHRLEHDIYDAETYEAAARMLDLGQNYQFLFLAAARSAVVSGEFEAAKNLYDVLNDEGLEEADRRLKYQLQILEEQYDVEQAAIERTDADSLPHIRIETTQGDVLIELFPEAAPSAVAHFRKLVKEGFYDGMDFSAVSQNLLAMTGDSSNDGRGNSGEFLIDEHGHEESRPGLRGSVVMAKLPIGEGKFIEHSGSSQIAILFLPIPGISESQSVIGRVIEGMDVVSRLRRIDPTKKKEQGQIQLPPDAVLRAEIVRFGADLPEPEYVDLQAEVEKAVKAGLLKPKSPDAPQQ
- a CDS encoding PEP-CTERM sorting domain-containing protein codes for the protein MLRIIQIAVAWAVVAVTSAGQLQAAVVTKINSTDGFFDNSSGTRNFSFTIGDFGGDSTVVTDINLSIFFAKSNNDAFVPEGTPITAGIAYFEEIEFALTSPSGTTFTLISNPNDIELVPADNFSSFTSGTVGFKGTILFDQSALTPVNANPGLVTAGTFRPDDATLNSLDIFNGQSAQGTWSLFIEDDVAQDGLSFYEASLTITTASAVPEPSSLALLGIAVCAAGALAARRRKAHEAAG
- the carA gene encoding glutamine-hydrolyzing carbamoyl-phosphate synthase small subunit; this encodes MTDSNNRSRPAKLALADGTVYLGRSLGACGEVTGEVVFNTSMTGYQEILTDPSYCGQIVTMTYPEIGNYGVNSIDVERHGTALSGFVIRNESRIHSNYRSEGTLNDYLQQHNVMGLMGIDTRSLVRRIRSVGAMQGILSTDDLDDASLIAKAKAAPSLVGRDLVKEVMPSQQEMWTTELDEWTAIECAHGAKIVSNADGLADADRPHVVCMDFGMKWNIPRHLRSRGNRVTIVPGNTSAEEILRLQPAGVFLSNGPGDPEPLTYAQQTISELIGKVPVFGICLGHQLIALACGAKTFKLKFGHRGANQPVLNLKTEKVEITTQNHGFAVDDQDLPECLEVTHRHLNDDTIAGIRHRTANVFGVQYHPEAAAGPHDSHYLFEQFQQQLTATANA
- a CDS encoding peptidylprolyl isomerase, with amino-acid sequence MIAVAIAVAGASSQVRVDAAESSVVAVVNADPISRDALATATLERYGVDVLDTLVNQHLIMQECKRRGIVVTNEDVRAEIVRVAKKFALSVDSYLQLLREERDITPEQYSNEIIWPMLALRSLVSDQVEVTQDEFNRAFVAQYGEAVKCRMIMISDQAKANQVYSQAKADPQSFTKLAKEYSEDETSASVGGLIPPIRRYMGDSRLEEAAFSLAEGDVSPMIQIGDQWVFMQSVRRMPASQPSPQALPIIKEQINDRIRDEKMKGAASELFAKLQKDAQVVKVLKDPVAEKQYPGVAAIINGQQLTIASVAAKCVKRHGEAVLEGEINRKLLTQALKKAGKTVSKQQIDEEIGRAAVSYGYVRDNGTADVEAWMEAVLSQGQTTRELYIEDSVWPSVALKTLVEDNVSLSSQDIQHGFASAFGPRAEVLAVVLSDQRTAQKVWELARDNPTDEFFGQLAGQYSIEPTSASNFGKVPPIRKFGGQASIEKEAFAMKPGELSGIIATGDKYIIMRSQGFTSPVVDDIEAVRGELERDLLEKKINIAMGLKFDELKQGAEIDNFFVATKDEPRVATRPDEARQQ